The Lacipirellulaceae bacterium genome contains a region encoding:
- a CDS encoding iron-containing alcohol dehydrogenase, protein MNGFDFHCPTRIVFGPGRFSELGELTASVGIKRVLVVSDPGIEEVGHTQNGVESLQAAGLETLIFDGLAENPTTDHVDAGVALAKEFQPEGIVAIGGGSSMDCAKGINFVYSCGGRMQDYWGVGKATAEMLPMVAVPTTAGTGSEAQSFALISDAETHVKMACGDKRAAFRVAILDPELTLTQPPRVTALTGMDAISHAVETRVTKKRSAVSIGFSRTAWQLLSSGMELLLDDPERVELRGEVQQGACFAGLAIESSMLGSAHALANPLTATYGIAHGEAVSLMLPHVVRRNGKDRAIAEAYAEMVQTLGEPPSDPVSQLADYLASLAQRFGLAGKLSDCGVAREELPRLSAAAAEQWVGTFNPIEMTANDYLKLYEQAY, encoded by the coding sequence ATTGTCTTCGGCCCAGGGCGATTCTCGGAGCTCGGTGAGCTGACGGCTTCGGTTGGGATCAAGCGGGTTCTCGTCGTTTCTGACCCTGGTATTGAAGAAGTCGGACACACGCAGAACGGCGTCGAGTCGCTTCAAGCGGCGGGGCTCGAAACACTCATCTTTGACGGGCTGGCCGAGAACCCGACGACTGATCATGTGGATGCGGGCGTTGCCCTGGCGAAGGAGTTTCAGCCGGAGGGAATCGTTGCCATTGGTGGCGGCAGCAGTATGGACTGCGCGAAGGGGATCAACTTCGTCTATTCCTGCGGCGGACGAATGCAGGACTATTGGGGCGTGGGCAAGGCGACCGCGGAAATGTTACCGATGGTTGCCGTGCCAACGACCGCGGGTACCGGAAGCGAGGCTCAATCGTTCGCGCTGATTTCGGATGCGGAGACGCATGTGAAGATGGCCTGTGGTGACAAGCGTGCCGCGTTTCGCGTGGCGATTCTTGATCCCGAGTTGACGCTCACGCAGCCGCCGCGAGTAACAGCACTGACTGGGATGGACGCGATTAGTCACGCCGTTGAGACGCGCGTCACGAAGAAGCGGAGTGCGGTCTCGATTGGCTTTAGCCGCACAGCTTGGCAACTCCTCTCGTCAGGAATGGAATTACTGCTGGACGATCCCGAGAGAGTCGAGTTGCGTGGAGAGGTGCAGCAAGGGGCATGCTTTGCGGGCTTGGCGATTGAAAGCTCCATGCTCGGTAGTGCTCACGCACTGGCGAATCCCCTGACGGCGACTTACGGAATTGCCCATGGCGAAGCCGTTAGTCTGATGTTGCCGCATGTCGTACGTCGCAATGGCAAGGACCGAGCGATTGCGGAAGCGTATGCTGAAATGGTGCAGACGCTTGGCGAGCCACCAAGTGATCCGGTTTCGCAGCTTGCGGATTACCTCGCGAGTCTAGCCCAGCGTTTTGGGTTGGCTGGGAAGCTTTCCGATTGTGGTGTCGCCCGCGAAGAACTTCCTCGACTTTCCGCCGCTGCCGCTGAACAATGGGTGGGGACATTTAATCCCATCGAAATGACCGCGAACGATTATCTGAAGCTCTATGAACAAGCGTACTAA